From the Macaca nemestrina isolate mMacNem1 chromosome 7, mMacNem.hap1, whole genome shotgun sequence genome, one window contains:
- the LOC105477881 gene encoding chymase, which yields MLLLPLPLLLFFLCSRAEAGEIIGGTECKPHSRPYMAYLEIVTSNGPSKSCGGFLIRRNFVLTAAHCAGRSITVTLGAHNITEKEDTWQKLEVIKQFRHPKYNTSTLHHDIMLLKLKEKASLTLAVGTLPFPSQFNFVPPGRMCRVAGWGRTGVLKPGSDTLQEVKLRLMDPQACSHFRYFDHNLQLCVGNPRKTKSAFKGDSGGPLLCAGVAQGIVSYGRLDAKPPAVFTRISHYRPWINKILQVN from the exons ATGCTGCTTCTTCCTCTCCCCCTGCTGCTCTTTTTTTTGTGCTCCAGAGCTGAAGCTG GGGAGATCATCGGGGGCACAGAATGCAAGCCACACTCCCGCCCCTACATGGCCTACCTGGAAATTGTCACCTCCAACGGTCCCTCAAAATCTTGTGGTGGTTTCCTGATAAGACGGAACTTTGTGCTGACAGCCGCTCATTGTGCAGGAAG GTCTATAACAGTCACCCTTGGAGCCCATAacataacagagaaagaagacacaTGGCAGAAGCTTGAGGTTATAAAGCAATTCCGTCATCCAAAATATAACACTTCTACTCTTCACCACGATATCATGTTACTAAAG TTGAAGGAGAAAGCCAGCCTGACCCTGGCTGTGGGGACACTCCCCTTCCCATCCCAATTCAACTTTGTCCCACCTGGGAGAATGTGCCGGGTGGCTGGCTGGGGAAGAACAGGTGTGTTGAAGCCGGGCTCAGACACTCTGCAAGAGGTGAAGCTGAGACTCATGGATCCCCAGGCCTGCAGCCACTTCAGATACTTTGACCACAATCTTCAGCTGTGTGTGGGCAATCCCAGGAAGACAAAATCTGCATTTAAG GGAGACTCTGGGGGCCCTCTTCTGTGTGCTGGGGTGGCCCAGGGCATCGTATCCTATGGACGGTTGGATGCAAAGCCCCCTGCTGTCTTCACCCGAATCTCCCATTACCGGCCCTGGATCAACAAGATCCTGCAGGTAAATTAA